One Astyanax mexicanus isolate ESR-SI-001 chromosome 3, AstMex3_surface, whole genome shotgun sequence genomic region harbors:
- the LOC111192040 gene encoding uncharacterized protein LOC111192040, with product MDSQIAKTTQSLTKAEDMRNQTKLIMQPYANWEEYLTPAPLSIAILGELVFISSKTDFSINKNPPKDGYKHIRYPDSFRACLMQVCNSGWGAFNEAHKNMDQIRLHTMNVPNYMKTAVKILFQGNDEVVQAHLPDQLENIRVIADECLDLSASTEKRFTDVINIIQELLEACVNAEHFYGEELEEIKKKLEENKIRKQSSEEAVKRSEKIAKAMEEEMKEAQESYKAAMDSIPSGWESMAMDLIAAVTESASTVVTGMTSVQSQPMIKTCNATKTTPDTCSDTQGYIASADEVDKMNIFSKSAAILTCAEIFQKFVHDSTIDWKSLFDQKKKTAKTDFVKGQFTRINSSLEKFPECKPKQHAQQICEEGIDICDELAIYAPKGECEEAKTKQLIQKIRKLTDSARAFDSKSKDVTKSPSLTPKPPMMNKEESKSEKKSASQRASENARFRIEQSRAQLKETRGSYEKSVENMEKNQKELTEILITMRNCEVKKIDFNTTIKMLVKGMDAMGRVKEQWEKMVRFFSMVSNIVKTSLTRTLKDFVSTSEKTQSLSYNSKLFSKDLLYNQAFQATNIASLVHMISATYTEVSEKYLMDRVSSLGKLMVMDKEKPEFEQERLQLQNSCDKAQKGILCLVLKNKDEFERKTNARLEKIDNELLAILPKAAPEEMKSIQAAVESGFTEEEEDDYA from the coding sequence ATGGATTCCCAAATTGCAAAGACCACGCAAAGTCTCACCAAAGCAGAAGACATGAGAAACCAAACTAAGCTCATCATGCAGCCCTACGCCAACTGGGAGGAATACCTGACTCCTGCACCACTCTCTATAGCCATACTGGGAGAGCTGGTCTTCATCTCCTCCAAAACAGATTTCTCTATAAATAAAAACCCACCCAAGGACGGCTACAAGCACATCAGATACCCAGATTCATTTCGCGCCTGTCTCATGCAGGTGTGTAACTCTGGCTGGGGGGCTTTTAATGAAGCCCACAAGAACATGGATCAGATTCGGCTCCACACCATGAACGTCCCGAACTACATGAAGACCGCTGTGAAGATTCTGTTCCAGGGAAATGATGAAGTTGTTCAAGCTCATCTTCCTGACCAGCTGGAGAACATTCGTGTCATTGCAGATGAGTGTCTTGATCTATCTGCATCAACAGAGAAGCGTTTCACTGATGTCATCAATATTATCCAGGAGCTGCTGGAAGCGTGTGTTAATGCTGAACACTTTTATGGAGAAGAGCTGgaagaaatcaagaaaaaactgGAGGAAAACAAAATCAGAAAACAATCATCAGAAGAAGCTGTTAAACGCTCTGAGAAGATAGCTAAAGCCATGGAGGAGGAAATGAAGGAAGCACAAGAGAGCTACAAAGCAGCAATGGATTCCATACCCAGTGGATGGGAGTCGATGGCTATGGATCTGATTGCAGCTGTCACTGAAAGTGCGTCAACTGTAGTGACAGGAATGACATCTGTACAGTCTCAGCCAATGATAAAAACATGCAATGCTACAAAAACTACTCCAGACACATGCAGTGATACACAAGGTTACATCGCATCCGCAGATGAAGTGGATAAAATGAACATCTTTAGCAAGTCTGCAGCAATCCTGACTTGTGCTGAGATATTTCAGAAGTTTGTGCATGATTCCACCATTGACTGGAAGAGTCTGTTTGATCAGAAGAAGAAAACTGCCAAAACAGATTTTGTGAAGGGGCAGTTCACAAGAATCAACAGCAGTTTAGAAAAATTCCCAGAATGTAAACCAAAACAGCACGCCCAACAAATATGTGAAGAGGGCATTGACATCTGTGATGAACTGGCAATATATGCACCAAAAGGGGAATGTGAGGAAGCTAAAACAAAGCAGCTGATCCAGAAAATCAGAAAACTGACTGATTCAGCTCGAGCTTTTGACTCCAAGAGTAAAGATGTTACAAAATCTCCTTCTCTGACTCCAAAACCACCAATGATGAATAAAGAGGAGAGTAAATCTGAGAAGAAAAGTGCTTCACAAAGGGCATCAGAGAATGCCAGGTTCCGCATAGAGCAGAGCCGGGCTCAACTGAAGGAAACCAGAGGATCCTATGAGAAGAGTGTGGAGAACATGGAGAAGAACCAAAAGGAACTGACTGAAATCCTGATCACCATGAGAAACTGTGAGGTCAAGAAGATAGACTTCAACACCACCATAAAGATGCTGGTAAAAGGGATGGATGCGATGGGGAGGGTGAAGGAGCAGTGGGAGAAGATGGTGCGGTTCTTTTCTATGGTGTCCAACATTGTGAAAACCAGTCTGACCAGAACTCTCAAAGATTTCGTGTCCACATCTGAGAAGACTCAATCTCTCTCCTACAACTCAAAGCTCTTCTCAAAAGATCTGCTCTACAATCAAGCCTTTCAGGCCACAAACATCGCCAGCCTCGTCCACATGATCTCAGCAACCTACACTGAAGTCTCTGAGAAGTACCTGATGGATCGGGTCAGCTCACTGGGGAAGCTTATGGTCATGGATAAGGAAAAGCCAGAATTTGAACAGGAACGTCTGCAGCTACAGAACTCCTGTGATAAAGCTCAGAAAGGCATTTTGTGTCTCGTCCTGAAAAATAAGGATGAGTTTGAAAGGAAGACCAACGCAAGACTGGAGAAGATCGATAATGAGCTGCTGGCTATTCTTCCCAAAGCTGCTCCAGAAGAGATGAAGAGTATTCAAGCAGCTGTTGAGAGTGGATTCACcgaggaagaagaagatgattATGCCTGA